A segment of the Candidatus Binatus sp. genome:
AGGCAGCGGCCGCGAAAGTGAAGGTCCAACCGACTCGAGCGATTCCACGATGACGGGTTTTGCGCAGTCCGGCGACCGTCTTGAGCCAGCCGAAGATCTCTTCCACTCGTTTGCGCCGCCACTGGCTGAGCAGGTAGCCGGGATGGCGAGTGCTGCGTCGGTCGATCGCGCTGTTAACCTTTTGCGCGACGTGCGGTGTGACTCGATGCTCACGCAATGCGCGCACCAACTCCTTTTGATCGTAACCCTTGTCGGCGCCCAGCGTGACCCGACCCTGGCCCGTGATCTCTGCCGCCATCGCCAACGCCGCCATCGGCTCGGCCTTGCCGCTGGCTTGAGTCAGGCGAGTGTTGACCACCAAGCCGTGGCGATTGTCCATCTGCACGTGCCCCGCGTAGCAGAGCCTGGCCTCTTTGCCCGGCCCT
Coding sequences within it:
- a CDS encoding IS5 family transposase, producing the protein LMEQLDYNFLFRWFVGLNIDDPVWDVTVFTKNRERLLVGEVAQGFFNAVVEQAAAQGLLSNEHFTVDGTLIEAWAGHKSFKRQGDDQQTPPDDPGNPNVDFHGERRTNATHQSTTDPDARLARKGPGKEARLCYAGHVQMDNRHGLVVNTRLTQASGKAEPMAALAMAAEITGQGRVTLGADKGYDQKELVRALREHRVTPHVAQKVNSAIDRRSTRHPGYLLSQWRRKRVEEIFGWLKTVAGLRKTRHRGIARVGWTFTFAAAAYNLVRMRNLIHLVT